The bacterium genome includes a window with the following:
- the rpsT gene encoding 30S ribosomal protein S20 — MGTKRHAKKRHRQSERRRDRNRAVRSATRTAVKRAVVAVEAGPPEEASEAYRRAQRAIDVAARKGVIHKRAAARKKSRLARRVQKAAAPKE; from the coding sequence TTGGGAACGAAGAGACACGCGAAGAAGAGACATCGGCAATCCGAGCGGCGCCGCGACCGCAACCGCGCCGTCCGCAGCGCGACGCGTACGGCGGTAAAGAGAGCCGTGGTCGCCGTCGAGGCCGGCCCGCCGGAAGAAGCGAGCGAGGCGTACCGCCGCGCGCAACGCGCCATCGACGTCGCCGCGCGCAAGGGCGTAATTCACAAACGCGCCGCCGCGCGGAAGAAGTCCCGCCTGGCGCGGCGGGTGCAAAAAGCGGCCGCGCCCAAGGAATAA
- the holA gene encoding DNA polymerase III subunit delta has translation MSEERLKALARDIKEGRLEPAYVFEGDDEYRKFRALEALKKIVVGESPAEMAFERLENAAAAELCERARTAPFFVERRLLVGTGVEKYGDADLAALAEYAAEPSPSAVVVFWAEGKLDRRKKLFKLFDKLGSVYTFEHLTGNARRARIAAEAKRLGVKLSDEAAAYLDYALAPDLFTVVRELEKLGAYAGGEELSADAVADVVAASRVEKAYDMVRYVGEGRLGPALEALRRLMLAGERPESLIGLFARQIRFIWLAKELYAAGLGSSEIAARLKVPPLYVSEYVDAARRLDAERLAELHHLLAELDRGVKTGRVPAALALELFAARAAA, from the coding sequence ATGTCGGAAGAACGACTGAAGGCCTTAGCGCGCGACATCAAGGAAGGCCGGCTCGAGCCGGCCTATGTCTTCGAGGGCGACGACGAGTATCGAAAGTTCCGCGCGCTCGAGGCGTTGAAGAAAATCGTCGTGGGCGAATCGCCGGCCGAGATGGCGTTCGAGCGGCTCGAGAACGCCGCCGCGGCCGAACTGTGCGAACGCGCCCGCACCGCGCCGTTCTTCGTCGAACGGCGGCTGCTCGTCGGCACCGGCGTCGAGAAGTACGGCGACGCCGACCTGGCCGCGTTGGCCGAGTACGCCGCGGAACCGTCTCCCTCCGCGGTCGTCGTCTTCTGGGCCGAGGGGAAGCTGGACCGGCGCAAAAAACTGTTCAAGCTCTTCGACAAACTCGGCTCCGTCTACACGTTCGAGCACCTGACAGGTAACGCTCGCCGCGCCCGCATCGCCGCGGAGGCGAAACGGCTGGGCGTCAAGTTGTCGGACGAGGCCGCCGCGTACCTCGACTACGCGCTGGCGCCGGACCTCTTCACCGTCGTCCGCGAGCTGGAGAAGCTGGGCGCGTACGCCGGCGGCGAGGAGCTCTCGGCCGACGCCGTGGCCGACGTCGTCGCGGCGAGCCGCGTCGAAAAAGCCTACGACATGGTCCGCTACGTCGGCGAGGGCAGGTTGGGGCCGGCGCTGGAGGCGCTGCGCCGCCTGATGCTGGCCGGCGAGCGGCCCGAGTCGTTAATCGGCCTGTTCGCGCGCCAAATCCGATTCATCTGGCTCGCCAAGGAACTCTACGCCGCCGGCCTCGGCTCCTCCGAAATCGCGGCGCGGCTTAAGGTCCCGCCGCTGTACGTCAGCGAGTACGTCGACGCCGCCCGACGGCTCGACGCCGAGCGCCTGGCCGAGCTGCACCACCTCCTGGCCGAGCTCGACCGCGGCGTCAAGACGGGCCGCGTGCCCGCGGCCCTCGCGCTCGAGCTCTTCGCCGCCCGCGCCGCCGCATAA
- a CDS encoding LptE family protein, with the protein MRKANATALVLAIMAAAFLSCGPYTFNPNVPGYIKSVAIPLFKNPRTFKYGAERVLTDAVIDEFVADGTLDVAGEDVADSKLQVEIVNYKKEALSYDVQEVVKEYNLAVVVSVTFTDLINNQVLWQEPSMYESVSYYAIATKAETEDEALDRLAEELARKIVNRTLQGW; encoded by the coding sequence ATGCGTAAAGCCAACGCCACGGCACTCGTGCTCGCCATTATGGCCGCGGCCTTCCTAAGTTGCGGCCCGTATACCTTCAACCCCAACGTCCCGGGCTACATCAAATCGGTAGCCATACCGCTGTTTAAAAACCCCCGGACCTTCAAGTACGGCGCCGAGCGCGTATTGACCGACGCCGTCATCGACGAGTTCGTCGCCGACGGCACCCTCGACGTCGCCGGCGAGGACGTCGCCGACTCGAAGCTCCAGGTAGAAATCGTAAATTACAAGAAAGAGGCCCTGAGCTACGACGTCCAGGAGGTCGTCAAAGAGTACAACCTCGCCGTCGTCGTCTCGGTCACCTTCACGGACCTGATAAACAACCAGGTCCTGTGGCAGGAACCCTCGATGTACGAATCGGTATCGTACTACGCCATAGCGACCAAAGCCGAGACCGAAGACGAAGCCCTGGACCGCCTGGCCGAGGAGCTGGCCCGTAAGATCGTCAACCGAACGCTCCAAGGCTGGTAA
- a CDS encoding HNH endonuclease: MADLNANVLLLNASYEPMAIVGLRRAVGLLYLEKAETIETNGVVLRSPSAEFPAPSVLRLMQYINPARRRIKFNRKNVLRRDGFSCQYCGRQKSDLTIDHVIPVAVGGKHAWENVVACCQRCNNLKADRTPEEARMKLLSRPKEPAFLPYLQKIYAADLAGNVHWRKYLFLD, translated from the coding sequence ATGGCCGACTTGAACGCCAACGTCCTGTTACTCAACGCCAGCTACGAGCCTATGGCCATAGTAGGGCTCCGGCGTGCCGTGGGGTTGTTGTACCTGGAGAAGGCCGAGACGATCGAGACCAACGGCGTCGTGCTGCGGTCGCCCAGCGCCGAGTTCCCCGCGCCGTCGGTCTTGCGCCTCATGCAATACATAAATCCGGCCCGGCGCCGGATTAAGTTTAACCGTAAAAACGTACTCCGCCGCGACGGCTTCAGTTGCCAGTACTGCGGCCGCCAAAAGTCGGACCTCACCATCGACCACGTGATACCCGTCGCGGTCGGCGGCAAGCACGCCTGGGAAAACGTCGTCGCGTGCTGCCAGCGCTGCAACAACCTCAAGGCGGACCGCACGCCGGAGGAGGCGAGGATGAAGCTGCTCAGCCGGCCCAAGGAGCCCGCCTTCCTCCCCTACCTTCAAAAAATCTACGCCGCGGACCTCGCCGGCAACGTTCACTGGCGAAAATACCTTTTCCTCGATTAA
- a CDS encoding 6-bladed beta-propeller, with the protein MKKIIAYTASAFTAAAAWGIWVYEGGWGSEGRGDGQFYFPRSVACAPGGNVYVADTSNNRIQYFTADGSFLGKWGKVGSLEGQFKNPRHLAVTSGGRVYVADGGNSRVQYFTANGSFLGAWGSSGTGDGEFDIPRGLALASDGKVYIADTDNFRVQYFTSSGSFLGKWGSEGKGDGQFNLPRAIAVAPNGDVYVADTQNHRLQYFTPAGSFLGKWGSLGAAPGKFQVPTGVAVAPDGTVFVADLANFRIQYFTPTGSFLGTWGKRGSGPGEFNYAYGVAVAPGAVRVYTAEMRNHRIQYFRESEPAVLPTSLGRVKALFD; encoded by the coding sequence GTGAAAAAAATAATAGCTTATACGGCGTCGGCGTTTACGGCCGCGGCCGCGTGGGGCATCTGGGTATACGAAGGCGGTTGGGGTAGCGAAGGGCGCGGCGACGGCCAATTCTACTTCCCGCGCAGCGTGGCTTGCGCCCCGGGCGGGAACGTCTACGTGGCCGATACCAGCAATAACCGGATACAATATTTCACCGCCGACGGTTCGTTCTTGGGTAAGTGGGGTAAGGTCGGGTCCCTCGAAGGCCAGTTCAAAAACCCGCGCCACCTCGCCGTAACGTCGGGCGGTCGCGTCTACGTGGCCGACGGCGGCAACAGCCGCGTGCAATATTTTACGGCGAACGGTTCTTTTCTCGGCGCTTGGGGCTCGAGCGGTACCGGCGACGGCGAGTTCGATATCCCGCGCGGGTTGGCGCTGGCGTCCGACGGAAAAGTTTATATAGCCGATACCGACAACTTCCGCGTTCAGTACTTTACCTCTTCGGGCTCGTTCCTGGGTAAATGGGGCTCCGAGGGTAAAGGCGACGGCCAATTCAACCTGCCGCGTGCCATAGCCGTCGCCCCCAACGGCGACGTTTACGTGGCGGATACTCAGAACCACCGGCTCCAGTACTTCACTCCCGCCGGTTCTTTTCTCGGGAAATGGGGCAGCCTCGGCGCCGCACCCGGGAAATTCCAAGTTCCTACGGGTGTCGCCGTGGCGCCCGACGGCACCGTCTTCGTGGCGGACCTGGCCAACTTCCGCATACAATATTTCACGCCTACCGGCTCGTTCCTTGGGACGTGGGGGAAGAGAGGGAGCGGCCCCGGCGAGTTCAATTATGCGTACGGCGTCGCCGTTGCGCCGGGCGCGGTTCGCGTCTATACGGCCGAAATGCGTAACCACCGGATACAGTATTTCCGGGAGTCCGAACCCGCCGTCTTGCCGACGTCGTTGGGCCGCGTTAAAGCTTTGTTCGATTAG
- a CDS encoding TonB-dependent receptor yields MRVKYLKRNLAGAALILLAANVAGAADTGTISGLVTGQNGEPLSGVFIVVKGAQRFATSNADGYYVITPVPVGIFEVKASRIGYTEQVRTGVKVIAGLRTNASFQLQSGGATGTVYIQSEEPLIKWTETYTEVIIGREQLDTQVVDEFADVLVRTPGIVYETSDASTLNLHIRGGRGSEIAYIVDGVNITNPIVGGAGMQIPVDAIEQMNVITAGWDAEFGEAQSGIINIQTKEGRDKYTGEVGVTQEIYTAKREWDSHKALESTGLEDPASPLISWHTATRETKYSKYRGSFGGPIWPGVDELGYFAAGDYTRDWSVYPLPEPAIQWNANGKLSIRPTGRVRMVVSGGRAWEERQLFKNEYQYNLDGYYYRKEGSSRLSANVTHNVSDRFYYSVTGATFKNNRSLITGGKHWTDYDLNRVKTDPTGWFVTSGDFPIYETRDQVYFDGKADFQYEIARVGDNRALSLNVIKGGVGFKNQDVNFYQVQTYPANVYTNIFHVYPFESHAYLQDKLEYSGMVINIGLRFDVFAPNASYPDDPFNYRWGFAHSPTSGEELVGVNSASPYRFYWDMPRLEAKNSYQVSPRVGVSYPISDRDKLHFSYGHFFQVPPLIYLYQSTQTQLTGAYPIMGNPDLAPQKTVQYEIGVEHLFTDDLKAKVSAYFKDIRDLIDTDRINYAQGWNYTKIVNADFGSVRGMELTIDKRMTRHFSGNLGYTFSVAKGLASNYYQGYNYAYRGWNVPNQENLLNWDQTHKLDLTLDYRTNFSIHNFGANTTVSYGSGMPYSKPPSGAGQPEINSERMPWTLNWNVKGEYSVTYWGLTYTAFCEVINLLNRENVFNFGEDEGDGAGSDWLPWYYRYGDPNGPYDDMECFGDPLRLRVGLDIGFL; encoded by the coding sequence GTGCGCGTAAAATATTTAAAGAGAAATCTCGCCGGGGCAGCGTTGATATTGCTCGCGGCGAACGTAGCGGGCGCTGCCGACACCGGGACGATTTCCGGTTTGGTAACGGGCCAGAACGGCGAGCCCTTATCCGGGGTTTTTATCGTCGTAAAGGGTGCGCAGCGATTTGCCACGTCGAACGCTGACGGGTATTACGTCATCACGCCGGTCCCGGTAGGTATATTCGAAGTTAAAGCGTCGCGTATAGGCTATACCGAACAGGTTAGGACGGGCGTTAAGGTCATCGCCGGCTTGAGGACCAATGCTTCGTTCCAACTGCAGTCCGGCGGGGCGACGGGTACGGTCTACATCCAATCGGAAGAACCTCTCATCAAGTGGACCGAGACCTATACCGAGGTCATTATCGGCAGAGAGCAGCTCGATACCCAGGTAGTCGATGAATTCGCCGACGTGCTTGTTCGGACGCCCGGCATCGTTTACGAGACCAGCGACGCGTCTACGTTGAACCTCCACATCCGCGGCGGCCGCGGAAGCGAAATCGCGTACATCGTAGACGGCGTGAACATTACCAACCCCATCGTCGGCGGCGCCGGCATGCAGATCCCGGTCGACGCCATAGAGCAGATGAACGTCATCACCGCGGGTTGGGACGCCGAATTCGGCGAAGCGCAGTCCGGGATTATCAACATCCAAACTAAAGAGGGCCGCGACAAGTACACCGGCGAGGTAGGCGTAACCCAGGAGATTTACACCGCCAAGCGGGAGTGGGATTCGCACAAGGCGCTGGAGTCGACCGGCCTGGAGGACCCTGCCAGCCCGCTCATATCTTGGCACACCGCGACCCGCGAGACCAAGTACTCCAAGTACCGCGGCTCGTTCGGCGGCCCCATTTGGCCGGGCGTCGACGAACTCGGCTACTTCGCCGCCGGTGACTACACCCGCGACTGGAGCGTATACCCGCTACCGGAGCCCGCTATTCAGTGGAACGCCAACGGCAAGCTCTCCATCAGGCCTACCGGCCGGGTGCGTATGGTCGTGAGCGGCGGCCGGGCGTGGGAAGAACGCCAGCTCTTCAAGAACGAGTACCAGTACAATCTCGACGGTTACTACTACCGCAAGGAAGGGTCCAGCCGGTTGAGCGCGAACGTTACGCATAACGTATCGGACCGCTTCTATTACAGCGTTACCGGCGCGACCTTCAAGAACAACCGTTCGCTCATAACGGGCGGGAAGCACTGGACCGATTACGACCTCAACCGTGTTAAAACCGACCCCACCGGGTGGTTCGTAACCTCCGGCGACTTTCCCATCTACGAGACGCGGGACCAGGTCTACTTCGACGGCAAGGCCGACTTCCAGTACGAAATAGCCCGTGTCGGCGACAACCGCGCGTTGTCCTTGAACGTCATCAAGGGCGGCGTGGGGTTCAAGAACCAAGACGTCAACTTCTACCAGGTTCAGACCTATCCGGCCAACGTCTACACCAACATCTTCCACGTCTATCCCTTCGAAAGCCACGCCTACCTCCAGGATAAGCTGGAATACTCGGGTATGGTAATTAACATCGGGTTGCGTTTCGACGTCTTTGCCCCCAACGCGTCGTACCCCGACGACCCCTTCAACTACCGGTGGGGTTTCGCTCACAGCCCGACCTCCGGCGAGGAATTGGTAGGAGTCAACTCCGCATCGCCGTACCGCTTCTATTGGGATATGCCGCGGCTCGAGGCGAAGAATTCCTATCAGGTGAGCCCGCGCGTGGGCGTCTCCTACCCGATCTCGGACCGCGATAAACTCCACTTCTCGTACGGCCACTTCTTCCAAGTACCGCCGTTGATCTACCTCTACCAGAGTACGCAGACGCAGTTGACCGGCGCGTACCCCATTATGGGTAACCCGGACCTCGCGCCCCAGAAGACGGTGCAATACGAGATCGGCGTCGAGCACCTCTTCACCGACGACCTCAAAGCCAAGGTCTCGGCGTACTTCAAGGACATCCGGGACCTCATCGACACCGACCGTATCAACTACGCGCAGGGTTGGAACTACACCAAGATCGTGAACGCCGATTTCGGTTCGGTGCGCGGCATGGAGCTCACCATCGATAAACGGATGACGAGGCACTTCTCCGGTAATCTCGGATATACCTTCTCCGTGGCCAAGGGCCTCGCGTCTAACTACTATCAGGGCTATAACTACGCGTACCGCGGCTGGAACGTTCCTAACCAAGAGAACCTGCTCAACTGGGACCAAACCCACAAGCTCGACCTGACCTTGGACTACCGGACTAATTTCAGCATCCACAACTTCGGCGCCAATACCACCGTCTCCTACGGGTCCGGTATGCCTTACTCCAAACCGCCGTCGGGAGCCGGCCAGCCCGAGATTAATTCCGAGCGTATGCCCTGGACGTTGAACTGGAACGTGAAGGGCGAGTACTCGGTAACTTATTGGGGCTTGACCTACACCGCCTTCTGCGAGGTTATCAACCTCCTCAACCGCGAAAACGTTTTCAACTTCGGCGAGGACGAAGGAGACGGCGCGGGCTCCGACTGGCTGCCGTGGTACTACCGCTACGGCGACCCGAACGGCCCGTACGACGATATGGAATGCTTTGGCGACCCGTTGCGCTTGCGCGTCGGGTTGGACATAGGGTTCCTCTAA
- a CDS encoding PorV/PorQ family protein: MRKILMAYAALAMVCASCAFAAGKEGTSGAKFLNVGVGARAAAMADAYDPIASGPEAIFWNAAGLVNVENQGITVSDNEWVVDTRMVAGAYARRFGFGTVGFMVESLMYGSMDETTVQHPDGTGNTFGAMDMAAGVALGRRLTDRFSVGGTVKMVRLSFSDVEGVDPAMGVAFDVGTQYMTGFRTLRMAITLQNLGPEMQYGGTYRELQRTRESYEEEEFESFSLPVVVRLGVAYDPVESMTLCVNAAHPNDGDETLDFGGEWWPLKMVAIRGGYKLNYDEAKYTGGVGFKFSGFRPDLAYSNIGRLGYSLKATLNYDF, from the coding sequence ATGCGTAAGATCCTAATGGCGTATGCGGCTTTGGCGATGGTTTGTGCGTCGTGCGCTTTCGCCGCCGGCAAAGAGGGCACCTCCGGCGCCAAGTTCTTAAACGTCGGGGTTGGCGCTCGCGCCGCGGCGATGGCCGATGCATACGACCCGATAGCGTCAGGGCCGGAAGCCATATTCTGGAACGCCGCCGGCCTGGTCAACGTTGAGAACCAGGGCATTACGGTCAGCGACAACGAGTGGGTAGTCGATACCCGTATGGTCGCCGGCGCGTACGCTCGCAGGTTCGGCTTCGGCACGGTCGGTTTTATGGTTGAATCCTTGATGTACGGCTCGATGGATGAGACCACCGTCCAACATCCCGACGGCACCGGCAATACCTTCGGCGCGATGGATATGGCCGCCGGCGTCGCTCTGGGACGGCGACTGACCGACCGCTTCTCCGTCGGGGGAACGGTCAAGATGGTTCGTCTGTCGTTCAGCGACGTAGAGGGTGTCGACCCGGCGATGGGCGTCGCCTTCGACGTGGGGACGCAGTATATGACCGGCTTTCGTACCCTCCGCATGGCGATCACGCTGCAGAACCTAGGGCCGGAAATGCAATACGGCGGAACTTATCGCGAGCTTCAGCGGACCCGCGAGAGTTACGAAGAGGAAGAATTCGAATCCTTCAGCTTGCCCGTCGTCGTCCGCTTAGGCGTGGCTTACGACCCGGTAGAGAGCATGACGTTATGCGTGAACGCCGCGCACCCCAACGACGGCGACGAGACGTTGGATTTCGGCGGCGAGTGGTGGCCGCTGAAGATGGTCGCCATCCGGGGCGGCTATAAGCTCAACTACGACGAGGCCAAGTACACGGGCGGCGTAGGCTTCAAATTTAGCGGCTTCCGCCCCGACCTGGCATACAGCAACATAGGTCGGTTGGGTTACTCGCTCAAGGCCACCCTCAACTACGACTTCTAA
- a CDS encoding GWxTD domain-containing protein: protein MLGKTFGKAGRWAAAWVGVLAAAATADDAFYFDYAFFYPRAGEKVVIDFYVAVPLERLEGVETAEGTTYDFNVGVQVTRPSDGVVVANRLKNKKACIPPAEEVRSPLSVSQLDVAVPPGDYRFEVGVGDLDGGSSRVSTLDVNVPAAPDGPFASGIELASSIAPADADVVGEFVKGGLTVVPNPTKLVSDGDGLLPIYYELYRLPVGEEGKTSFVIVYEVSQLNGRRFAKVERALETAAPDVVRAETLDLKGVPPGSYELSLRLENRDGGEILRARKEFMVLHQVTDRELVEIKGKFMPYSLEEEKQKRRELSLIASDAELAAFDALPAEEKPIFVDNFWARRDPDPNTSVNEFKNAFYHRYYYVQERYTTPFREGVDTDMGRIYLKYGEPDEVMRSPMGMRSEVDINTSTWQSKPFEAWEYFTTGGVGNQYIMFVFIDYDGDGSFELDASTVPGYGRLIRSN, encoded by the coding sequence ATGTTGGGCAAGACGTTTGGGAAAGCGGGGCGGTGGGCCGCCGCTTGGGTAGGTGTGCTTGCCGCGGCCGCCACGGCGGACGATGCCTTCTATTTCGATTATGCCTTCTTCTACCCGCGCGCGGGCGAGAAGGTCGTCATCGATTTTTACGTAGCCGTTCCGCTCGAGCGGCTGGAGGGCGTCGAGACCGCCGAAGGGACTACGTACGATTTTAACGTCGGCGTCCAGGTAACCCGCCCTTCGGACGGCGTCGTGGTCGCGAACCGCTTGAAGAACAAGAAAGCTTGCATACCCCCGGCCGAAGAGGTTCGTTCGCCGCTATCGGTAAGCCAATTGGACGTCGCCGTCCCTCCCGGCGACTACCGCTTCGAGGTGGGCGTCGGGGACTTGGACGGCGGCAGCTCGCGCGTGAGTACGCTCGACGTCAACGTACCCGCGGCCCCGGACGGGCCCTTTGCCTCCGGCATCGAGTTGGCCAGTTCGATAGCGCCGGCGGATGCGGACGTCGTCGGCGAATTCGTTAAGGGCGGCCTAACCGTCGTCCCCAACCCCACAAAACTTGTAAGCGACGGGGACGGGTTATTACCAATATATTACGAGCTTTACCGGCTCCCGGTAGGGGAGGAGGGTAAAACGAGTTTCGTGATAGTGTACGAAGTGTCGCAACTCAACGGCCGTCGTTTCGCCAAAGTGGAGCGGGCGTTGGAGACCGCGGCGCCGGACGTGGTGCGCGCCGAGACGTTGGACTTGAAGGGCGTACCGCCCGGTAGTTACGAGTTATCGTTACGGCTCGAGAACCGCGACGGCGGGGAGATACTGCGGGCGCGAAAAGAATTTATGGTTTTGCACCAAGTGACGGACAGGGAATTGGTCGAGATCAAAGGGAAGTTCATGCCTTATTCTCTCGAGGAGGAGAAACAGAAACGTCGGGAACTGTCGCTGATCGCGAGCGACGCCGAACTGGCCGCCTTCGACGCCCTGCCCGCGGAAGAAAAACCTATATTCGTAGACAACTTCTGGGCCCGGCGGGACCCCGACCCGAATACGTCCGTCAACGAATTTAAGAACGCTTTTTACCACCGTTACTATTACGTTCAGGAGCGTTATACGACGCCCTTTCGGGAGGGCGTTGACACCGATATGGGGCGTATATATTTGAAGTACGGCGAGCCGGACGAAGTTATGCGTTCGCCGATGGGCATGAGGTCCGAGGTAGACATTAACACGTCGACGTGGCAGTCGAAACCTTTCGAGGCCTGGGAGTATTTCACCACGGGCGGCGTTGGTAATCAATACATAATGTTCGTATTCATAGATTACGACGGCGACGGTTCTTTCGAGCTCGACGCCTCGACCGTCCCCGGCTACGGCCGGTTGATACGCTCGAACTAA
- the bamD gene encoding outer membrane protein assembly factor BamD, translating into MMRRSATLGMLGAVLVLAACASKKVGPELSVEQLRAAGLAKLEAGDEPGAREFFEDMITRSSAAAAEALYYIALSYYRQGLYEEAFVRFEQLIDRYPASEWCDDAQYMKAESRLASALPLDRDQTAVDEALDEFVTLIEEYENSPLVPKAQEGIAEARRLKAAKMLAIGEFYKKTGERRAAVVYFENLAAEYPEYDRLDKATFLAAECYRGLGETEAASRNYRALLSRFPESRFAAAAASRLASLEG; encoded by the coding sequence ATGATGCGCAGGTCCGCTACATTAGGTATGTTGGGCGCGGTGTTGGTCTTGGCCGCCTGCGCTTCCAAGAAGGTCGGCCCGGAGTTGAGCGTGGAACAGCTGCGGGCCGCGGGGTTGGCCAAACTGGAAGCGGGCGACGAACCCGGGGCGCGGGAGTTTTTCGAGGACATGATAACGCGCTCGAGCGCCGCCGCGGCGGAAGCGTTGTACTATATCGCCCTGTCGTACTACCGGCAGGGATTGTACGAGGAAGCGTTCGTTCGTTTCGAACAGCTCATCGACCGGTACCCCGCTAGCGAGTGGTGCGACGACGCGCAGTATATGAAGGCTGAGTCGCGGTTGGCCTCCGCGTTACCCCTCGACCGAGACCAGACCGCGGTGGACGAAGCTCTCGACGAGTTCGTGACGCTCATCGAGGAGTACGAGAACTCGCCGCTCGTGCCGAAAGCGCAGGAGGGGATTGCCGAAGCGCGCCGTTTAAAAGCCGCGAAGATGTTGGCCATCGGGGAATTTTATAAGAAGACGGGCGAACGGCGGGCGGCGGTTGTCTACTTCGAGAACCTCGCGGCCGAGTATCCGGAATACGACCGTTTGGACAAGGCCACGTTCCTGGCGGCCGAATGTTACCGCGGATTGGGGGAAACCGAGGCCGCCTCGCGGAATTACCGCGCGCTTTTGAGCCGCTTCCCGGAGAGCCGTTTCGCTGCGGCCGCGGCCTCCCGCCTTGCGTCGCTGGAGGGTTAG
- the nadD gene encoding nicotinate-nucleotide adenylyltransferase, whose amino-acid sequence MQNHLARLDREKTVVIFGGTFDPPHLGHLVVADDVYYRLRPGAVLFVPAATPPHKQGERHTPAETRLHMVRLAVAGDRRFVASSLEVERGGVSYTVDTVAALRDAGFSRIAVAVGADNLVEVPTWKDWRQLLEEVRLVALTRPGYDLTDAPAELNGRFEALEVTPIPVSSTMVRARARAGEPFRYLVPPAVFDFILSSRLYR is encoded by the coding sequence GTGCAGAACCATCTAGCCAGACTCGACCGCGAAAAGACGGTCGTTATATTCGGCGGTACGTTCGACCCGCCTCACCTCGGCCACCTCGTCGTGGCCGACGACGTTTATTATCGGCTAAGGCCGGGCGCGGTTTTATTCGTCCCCGCGGCGACGCCTCCCCATAAACAGGGCGAACGCCACACGCCGGCCGAGACGCGGCTCCACATGGTGCGGCTGGCCGTGGCCGGCGACCGCCGCTTCGTCGCGTCGTCGTTGGAAGTGGAGCGCGGCGGCGTTTCGTACACCGTGGATACGGTAGCGGCATTGCGCGACGCCGGTTTTTCCCGGATCGCGGTAGCGGTAGGAGCCGATAACCTCGTCGAGGTACCGACCTGGAAGGATTGGCGGCAATTGCTCGAGGAGGTGCGCCTGGTCGCGTTGACGCGCCCGGGCTACGACCTGACGGATGCCCCGGCCGAACTCAACGGCCGGTTCGAGGCGCTGGAGGTTACGCCCATACCCGTTTCGTCGACGATGGTGCGCGCCCGCGCCCGCGCCGGCGAACCCTTCCGCTACCTCGTGCCGCCCGCGGTCTTCGATTTCATTTTATCGTCCCGGCTTTATCGATGA
- a CDS encoding HD domain-containing protein: MTGRCDFDGLVATLRGAEGLSLALREVMPAERRGHSEAAARLAAELAARYRYPAVDAARRAALLHDVGRILTPSAWAAVVDWRAWPPDDEERAAGPDLTHGPAGAAVAAASGLAAEGAAAIRYHVTGRADLTLLDKIIMAADAAEETRQYPWAAAARRALEVSLELAVAFWITLKAEQVRAVGGVLHPRSSQTLAALGSETAAEARRLVTPFL; the protein is encoded by the coding sequence ATGACGGGCCGCTGTGATTTTGACGGCCTGGTGGCGACGTTGCGCGGCGCCGAGGGCTTGTCCTTGGCTTTGCGCGAGGTTATGCCGGCCGAGAGGCGGGGGCACAGCGAGGCCGCGGCGCGTCTCGCCGCGGAGTTGGCGGCGCGGTACCGTTATCCGGCGGTAGACGCGGCCCGGCGGGCGGCGCTCCTCCACGACGTAGGCCGTATTTTGACGCCCTCGGCTTGGGCGGCGGTCGTCGATTGGCGGGCGTGGCCCCCGGACGACGAGGAACGGGCCGCGGGGCCGGATTTGACGCACGGGCCGGCGGGGGCGGCGGTCGCCGCGGCGTCGGGCCTGGCTGCGGAAGGCGCCGCGGCTATCCGCTACCACGTCACCGGTCGAGCGGACCTTACGTTGTTAGATAAAATAATAATGGCCGCGGACGCCGCGGAGGAAACGCGGCAGTACCCGTGGGCGGCGGCGGCGCGGCGGGCGTTGGAAGTTTCGCTCGAGCTCGCGGTCGCCTTTTGGATAACGCTCAAAGCGGAGCAGGTTCGCGCGGTCGGCGGCGTGCTCCATCCGCGCTCGAGCCAAACGCTCGCCGCCCTCGGCTCGGAGACGGCAGCCGAAGCGCGGCGGCTCGTTACTCCCTTTCTATAG